One window of Bacteroides sp. AN502(2024) genomic DNA carries:
- a CDS encoding DUF5000 domain-containing lipoprotein has translation MKNKFYKYGLFYIGVALTACADNADLNEPAGSMTPPSQVLNATVKNLSGAAIIYYDLPDDQNLKYVRASYKVDNMIRTVNASFYTDSLVVEGFPTKGEYDVELYSVSYGEAVSAPLVVKVSPDTPPYQKVRGTLMSAETFGGIKVNFDNPEKAKLGLGVIKKQAEGIWTQVYMYYTEAKGGDFYVRGLDAVTTDFGIFVRDRWGHLSDTLYVTETPLYEEQCDKSLFRKMALPTDSYECHSWNAVTKGNDMTRLWDGITDTDPCFQTKTTTVMPQWFTFDMGERYKLSRFVMVSRYYPGKYGNTFKAGHPKHFELWGSNNPNSDGSFDDSWVLLSEYESVKPSGGGVNDALTAEDQEAAKNGENFIIPDNAPAVRYIRFKTNDTWGRTRYMHLHELTFFGARHN, from the coding sequence ATGAAGAATAAATTTTATAAATATGGGTTGTTTTATATAGGAGTTGCTTTGACTGCTTGTGCCGACAATGCTGATCTGAACGAACCTGCGGGAAGTATGACACCACCGTCACAGGTGTTGAATGCAACGGTAAAGAATCTGTCTGGTGCAGCAATTATCTATTATGATTTGCCGGATGATCAAAATTTAAAATATGTTCGGGCTAGCTATAAGGTTGATAATATGATTCGTACAGTTAATGCTTCTTTCTATACAGATTCTTTGGTAGTAGAAGGATTCCCTACTAAGGGAGAGTATGACGTTGAACTTTATTCTGTTAGTTACGGTGAGGCTGTATCTGCTCCGCTTGTGGTAAAAGTAAGTCCGGATACTCCTCCTTATCAAAAAGTGCGTGGAACATTAATGTCAGCTGAAACATTTGGTGGTATTAAAGTGAATTTTGATAACCCAGAAAAGGCTAAACTGGGACTGGGGGTCATAAAAAAACAAGCAGAAGGTATTTGGACACAGGTATATATGTATTATACTGAGGCTAAGGGAGGTGATTTTTATGTACGTGGTTTGGATGCTGTTACTACAGATTTTGGTATTTTTGTTAGAGATAGATGGGGGCATCTTTCAGATACATTGTATGTCACCGAGACTCCTTTGTATGAAGAACAATGCGATAAGTCTTTGTTCAGGAAGATGGCTTTACCGACTGACTCTTATGAGTGTCATTCGTGGAATGCAGTAACGAAAGGGAATGATATGACGCGGCTTTGGGATGGTATTACAGATACAGATCCTTGTTTTCAAACCAAGACGACAACAGTAATGCCACAGTGGTTTACTTTTGATATGGGGGAAAGGTATAAATTGAGCCGATTTGTGATGGTTTCACGTTATTATCCGGGTAAGTATGGTAATACATTTAAAGCAGGACATCCGAAGCATTTTGAACTTTGGGGTAGCAATAATCCAAATTCGGATGGTAGCTTTGATGATTCTTGGGTATTACTTTCTGAATATGAATCGGTGAAGCCTTCAGGTGGTGGTGTAAATGATGCTCTTACAGCAGAGGATCAGGAAGCCGCAAAAAATGGTGAGAATTTTATTATTCCCGATAATGCCCCGGCTGTACGTTATATTCGTTTTAAAACGAATGACACATGGGGGAGAACACGTTATATGCATCTTCACGAACTTACTTTTTTCGGTGCAAGGCATAATTAG
- a CDS encoding DUF4998 domain-containing protein yields the protein MRLFKKLIFIFLSIGTLISCDGMDATYKEFIEEGPIVYIGKVDSLKAYAGRNRVMLEWQKLLDPRAKTAKIFWENRTKSTELPLTDKAALTQVVVEDLAEGSYVFEVCTYDTYGNSSIMSEVPCAVYGDVYEKLLFNTKVKTAVLKNSILTVTFAASLEPTYFASEITYMSSEGKNKTVLLKAPATQMKIDDFVGDHITYRSVYLPEEAAIDYFYSELDKLEIN from the coding sequence ATGAGACTATTTAAAAAACTGATTTTTATATTTTTAAGTATAGGTACCTTGATCTCTTGTGATGGTATGGATGCCACGTATAAAGAGTTTATAGAAGAAGGACCTATTGTATATATTGGAAAAGTAGATTCATTGAAAGCTTATGCAGGACGTAATAGGGTTATGCTCGAATGGCAGAAATTACTTGATCCTCGTGCTAAAACGGCAAAAATATTTTGGGAAAACAGAACGAAGTCTACCGAATTACCATTGACAGATAAAGCTGCTCTTACTCAAGTTGTAGTAGAGGATTTAGCGGAAGGTTCGTATGTCTTTGAAGTCTGTACATACGATACATATGGTAATTCTTCTATTATGTCGGAGGTTCCCTGTGCAGTGTATGGTGATGTTTATGAGAAATTGTTGTTCAATACAAAGGTAAAGACGGCGGTTTTAAAGAATAGTATATTGACTGTTACTTTTGCAGCTTCGCTTGAACCAACTTACTTCGCTTCTGAAATCACTTATATGAGTTCTGAGGGGAAAAATAAAACTGTGCTTTTGAAAGCTCCCGCAACACAGATGAAGATAGATGATTTTGTAGGAGATCATATTACTTATCGTTCTGTTTATTTGCCGGAAGAAGCGGCTATAGATTATTTTTATAGTGAGTTGGATAAGCTTGAAATCAATTAA
- a CDS encoding glycoside hydrolase family 88 protein, with product MRKILILVFSLFSIYSTVEAKSRKEQDRVLIDKVAMWQVNHQSKVKHHDLAWTNGVLFRGMVEWADYTQDSRYYDFLMQIGGKHHWGFLKRLYHADDLVIAQMYIRMYEKYHDPAMIQPTIARVDSVVAKPSKARLWLGAKNWSERWSWCDALFMAPPVYGLLNKLYPEKNYLAFMDREFKEATDSLYDSDAKLYYRDRRYIPKREKNGKKVFWGRGNGWVFAGIPLLLQTLPKDHPTYNYYLNIYKEMASAIVQCQDKNGSWHASMLDPDSYPSPENSASGFFVYGLGWGVNQGILKDRKYKKAARKGWKALKSYVHEDGMLGYVQPVSAAPEQVTQNMTEVYGVGAFLMAGIEMLK from the coding sequence ATGAGAAAAATACTTATTTTGGTTTTTAGTCTTTTTTCGATATATTCTACAGTAGAAGCGAAAAGTAGGAAGGAACAAGATCGTGTGCTAATTGACAAAGTTGCCATGTGGCAGGTAAATCATCAGTCAAAGGTTAAACATCATGATTTGGCGTGGACAAACGGAGTTTTGTTCCGGGGGATGGTAGAATGGGCAGATTATACTCAAGACTCCCGTTATTATGATTTTCTGATGCAAATAGGGGGGAAACATCATTGGGGGTTCTTGAAACGCCTCTATCATGCGGACGATCTTGTTATAGCACAGATGTATATTCGTATGTATGAGAAATACCATGATCCTGCAATGATTCAGCCTACAATTGCTCGTGTAGATTCTGTCGTTGCTAAACCTTCGAAAGCCCGTTTGTGGCTCGGAGCAAAGAATTGGTCGGAACGTTGGTCGTGGTGTGATGCGTTATTTATGGCTCCACCAGTATACGGGTTGTTGAATAAGCTTTATCCGGAGAAAAACTATTTGGCATTTATGGATAGGGAATTTAAAGAAGCTACAGATTCTTTATATGATTCGGATGCTAAGTTATACTATCGTGATAGAAGATATATTCCCAAAAGAGAGAAGAATGGTAAGAAAGTATTTTGGGGAAGAGGTAATGGTTGGGTGTTTGCAGGAATACCTTTGTTATTGCAAACTTTGCCTAAAGATCATCCTACCTATAATTATTATCTGAACATTTATAAAGAAATGGCTTCTGCTATAGTTCAGTGTCAGGATAAGAATGGTTCTTGGCATGCCAGCATGCTTGATCCGGATTCATATCCTTCCCCAGAAAATAGTGCTTCCGGATTTTTTGTTTATGGTTTGGGCTGGGGAGTGAATCAAGGAATTTTGAAAGATAGAAAATATAAAAAAGCTGCCCGTAAGGGTTGGAAGGCTTTGAAAAGCTATGTTCATGAAGATGGCATGCTTGGATATGTTCAACCGGTTAGTGCTGCTCCTGAACAAGTGACTCAGAATATGACTGAGGTATATGGGGTTGGAGCATTCTTGATGGCAGGAATTGAGATGCTAAAATAG
- a CDS encoding RagB/SusD family nutrient uptake outer membrane protein has protein sequence MKKIQLFILNCLIIALSSCDSFLDIVPDDIATIDNAFTMRAQAEKYLFTCYYYLPAHGLLEANPAIAGGDELYITESFRSAAHVHAWYISHNMQSSARPRCDYWTGADQQNNKSLYQGISDCNIFLENIQKVPDMTQAEKDRWAAEVRFLKVYYHYWLIRMYGPIPIMDRNIPVNASEDEVKVFRSTIDECFDYVINSLTEIINSNHLPDKIMNEAEELGRITQGIAMAIKAEVMVTAASPLFNGNADYKGYTDSRGIELFNPNKSEQAKKQRWIDAAEACRQAIDFLKAQGHDLYKYTSLEYTISDQTRAKMNIRNIVTEKWNQEIIWANSNSIIGQLQDHAIPRGLEPGKEGNASVGGNLAVPLKIADLFYTKNGVPITEDKTWNYDGRFELRKATANDKYFIKEGYTTANLNFDREVRYYASLGFDGAVWFGQGVTDETKPIYVQCKQGQSAANQIANSWNETGIWPKKLVHFKSVVGQTSGFTKITYPFPVMRLGNLYLLYAEALNESGATKTDVLTWVDLIRERAGLKGVEESWDTYTNNKKYETIDGRREIIQQERGIELAFEAQRFWDLRRWKLAFQEQNKPITGWNTQYSTNEDYYTEQLIYTQEFRIRNYFWPILDKELYSNKNLVQNYGW, from the coding sequence ATGAAAAAGATACAACTGTTTATATTAAATTGTTTGATTATCGCTTTATCTTCATGTGATTCATTCTTGGATATCGTTCCGGATGATATTGCTACAATCGATAATGCATTTACAATGAGGGCACAGGCGGAGAAATATTTGTTTACCTGTTATTATTACCTTCCGGCTCATGGTCTGTTGGAGGCAAATCCGGCAATTGCCGGTGGTGACGAACTGTATATTACGGAGTCTTTTCGTAGTGCAGCACATGTACATGCATGGTATATTTCACATAATATGCAGAGTTCGGCAAGACCACGCTGTGATTATTGGACCGGAGCCGATCAACAGAATAATAAATCATTGTATCAAGGAATCAGTGACTGTAATATCTTTCTGGAAAATATTCAGAAGGTACCTGATATGACACAAGCAGAGAAAGACCGTTGGGCGGCAGAAGTTCGTTTTTTGAAAGTTTATTATCATTATTGGCTGATTAGAATGTATGGACCAATTCCTATTATGGATCGGAATATTCCGGTAAATGCGAGCGAGGATGAAGTAAAGGTTTTTAGAAGTACTATAGACGAATGTTTTGATTATGTAATCAATTCTTTAACTGAGATTATCAACAGCAACCATTTGCCTGATAAGATAATGAATGAGGCTGAAGAGCTGGGACGAATAACTCAAGGAATTGCAATGGCAATAAAAGCCGAAGTGATGGTAACTGCTGCCAGTCCTTTATTTAATGGGAATGCTGATTATAAAGGATATACTGATTCCAGAGGTATTGAACTATTCAATCCGAATAAGTCGGAACAGGCTAAAAAACAGCGTTGGATAGATGCTGCGGAAGCTTGTAGGCAGGCTATTGATTTTCTGAAAGCTCAAGGACATGATTTATATAAATATACTTCTCTTGAATACACGATATCCGATCAGACCCGTGCGAAAATGAATATTCGTAACATTGTGACGGAAAAGTGGAATCAAGAAATTATTTGGGCTAATTCAAATAGTATTATTGGGCAGTTACAGGACCATGCTATTCCACGTGGACTAGAACCCGGAAAAGAAGGAAATGCGAGTGTTGGTGGCAATTTGGCTGTTCCTCTTAAAATAGCAGATTTATTTTATACAAAAAATGGAGTTCCTATTACAGAAGATAAGACATGGAATTATGATGGGCGTTTTGAATTGAGAAAAGCAACTGCTAATGATAAGTACTTTATCAAGGAAGGGTATACAACAGCTAATCTGAATTTTGATAGAGAAGTGCGCTATTACGCAAGTTTAGGATTTGATGGTGCAGTCTGGTTCGGGCAGGGAGTGACAGATGAGACGAAGCCGATTTATGTGCAATGTAAACAAGGACAGTCTGCTGCCAATCAGATTGCGAACTCATGGAATGAAACAGGTATATGGCCTAAAAAACTGGTTCATTTTAAGAGTGTGGTAGGGCAGACTAGCGGTTTTACTAAGATTACATATCCGTTTCCGGTGATGAGATTAGGCAATTTATATCTGTTGTATGCTGAAGCTTTGAATGAAAGTGGTGCTACTAAAACTGATGTTCTGACTTGGGTCGATTTGATCAGGGAAAGAGCAGGATTGAAAGGCGTAGAAGAAAGCTGGGATACATATACGAATAATAAGAAATATGAAACAATAGATGGCCGACGTGAGATTATACAACAAGAACGTGGAATTGAACTAGCATTTGAAGCACAGAGATTTTGGGATTTGCGCAGATGGAAATTGGCATTTCAGGAACAGAATAAGCCGATAACCGGATGGAATACTCAGTATAGTACAAATGAAGATTACTATACAGAACAATTGATTTATACCCAAGAGTTCAGAATAAGAAACTATTTCTGGCCGATTTTAGATAAGGAATTATATTCGAATAAAAACCTGGTACAGAATTATGGTTGGTAA
- a CDS encoding glycoside hydrolase family 2 protein — translation MIKQLFSIGIALSLFSQMLWAQWTPAGDRIKTSWAEQIDVNNVLPEYPRPIMERSEWSNLNGLWKYAVLPLGKSIPDSFEGDILVPFAVESSLSGVGRTLGEDKELWYQREFVIPSKWKGKRILLHFGAVDWKTEVWVNNIKVGEHTGGFTPFTFDITQALKNSENNLVVKVWDPTEKGTQPRGKQVSNPHGIWYTPVSGIWQTVWLEPVSEHYITNIKTTPDIDLNKVKVKVDTDDNRYSDKFEVKVFEGGCLVAVGTSINGLPVEVSMPTDVKLWSPDEPFLYQMEVSLFEGGKRVDCVRSYMAMRKYSMKRDKKGIVRLQLNNKDLFQFGPLDQGWWPDGLYTAPTDEALCYDIKKTKDMGFNMIRKHVKVEPARWYTYCDQMGVIVWQDMPNGDKTLEWQRKKYFDGMELARSPESEATYRKEWKEIIDYLYSYPCIGTWVPFNEAWGQFKTSEIAEWTKQYDPTRLVNPASGGNHYTCGDMLDLHNYPGPEMYLYDAQRATVLGEYGGIGLVLKNHLWEPNRNWGYIQFNTFMEATAEYLKYAETLKELIKQGFSAAVYTQTTDVEVEVNGLMTYDRKVIKLDEVVLKKINNEICETLK, via the coding sequence ATGATAAAACAATTATTTTCAATAGGAATAGCTCTGTCATTATTTTCTCAAATGTTATGGGCGCAATGGACTCCTGCAGGAGATAGGATCAAAACTTCTTGGGCGGAGCAGATAGATGTGAATAATGTATTGCCGGAATATCCACGTCCTATTATGGAGCGTTCTGAGTGGTCTAATTTGAATGGTTTATGGAAGTATGCTGTTTTACCATTAGGAAAATCAATTCCGGATTCTTTTGAAGGTGATATATTAGTGCCGTTTGCTGTCGAATCCAGTCTTTCGGGAGTTGGAAGAACATTGGGAGAAGATAAAGAATTATGGTATCAGCGTGAGTTTGTTATACCCTCTAAATGGAAAGGAAAAAGAATTTTGCTTCATTTTGGAGCTGTTGATTGGAAAACTGAGGTATGGGTTAACAATATCAAAGTAGGAGAACATACAGGAGGATTTACTCCGTTTACATTTGATATAACCCAGGCTTTGAAGAACTCAGAAAATAATTTAGTCGTCAAAGTGTGGGACCCGACAGAAAAAGGTACGCAGCCACGCGGGAAGCAAGTGAGTAATCCTCATGGTATCTGGTATACACCGGTGAGTGGTATCTGGCAGACTGTATGGTTGGAACCGGTGTCTGAACATTATATTACAAATATAAAAACAACACCTGACATAGATTTGAATAAGGTTAAAGTAAAGGTTGATACAGATGACAATAGATATTCAGATAAATTTGAGGTAAAAGTGTTTGAAGGAGGGTGCCTGGTGGCTGTGGGAACGTCAATTAATGGGTTACCTGTTGAGGTTTCTATGCCGACTGATGTCAAACTTTGGTCACCGGATGAACCATTCTTATATCAGATGGAAGTTTCTTTATTTGAGGGAGGAAAGCGAGTAGACTGTGTAAGGAGCTATATGGCGATGCGTAAGTACTCTATGAAAAGAGATAAAAAAGGCATTGTGCGTTTGCAATTAAACAATAAAGATCTGTTTCAATTTGGCCCGTTAGATCAGGGTTGGTGGCCGGATGGATTATATACAGCTCCTACGGATGAGGCATTGTGTTATGATATCAAGAAAACGAAGGATATGGGTTTTAATATGATAAGAAAACATGTAAAAGTAGAGCCTGCACGTTGGTATACATACTGTGATCAGATGGGAGTAATTGTTTGGCAAGATATGCCTAATGGTGATAAAACCTTGGAGTGGCAGAGAAAGAAGTATTTTGATGGAATGGAACTGGCACGTTCTCCTGAATCTGAAGCTACTTATCGTAAGGAATGGAAAGAAATTATTGATTATCTCTATTCTTATCCTTGTATTGGGACTTGGGTGCCCTTTAATGAGGCTTGGGGACAATTTAAGACAAGTGAGATTGCAGAATGGACCAAACAATATGACCCTACACGTTTGGTCAATCCAGCAAGTGGTGGAAATCATTATACTTGCGGTGATATGCTTGATTTACATAATTATCCAGGGCCGGAAATGTATTTGTATGATGCACAACGTGCTACGGTACTAGGAGAATATGGGGGGATTGGTTTAGTTTTGAAGAATCATCTTTGGGAACCCAATCGGAATTGGGGATATATCCAGTTTAATACATTTATGGAAGCTACTGCTGAATATCTGAAGTATGCAGAAACACTGAAAGAATTGATAAAGCAAGGCTTTTCTGCAGCTGTTTACACACAAACGACAGATGTAGAAGTAGAAGTGAATGGACTGATGACTTATGACCGTAAAGTAATAAAGCTGGATGAAGTAGTATTAAAGAAGATCAATAATGAGATTTGCGAAACATTAAAATAA